AAGATCCTTTTCTGCATTAAGAATACCACGTTTGACAGAAAGGTTTGCAGCTGCAACCTCCCTTGTCACAATGAGCGCTGACTGTCTGTCTGACTCACTCTCTGCAGCCTTCTTGATAGAAATTACTTCCTCATTTGCTTCTGCAAGGATCTTATCTGCTTCCGCTTTTCCTTCCGCTATAATCGCGGCAGCCTCTTTTTCACCTTTTGCTTTGATCTCACTGACTACAGCATCCAATGCCATTGTTCATTACCTCTATATTTAAGTCGGGCTACCAACTTACGTGAACAACAGCAGGAGTGCAATAACAAGACCAAAGATAACGACTGTTTCCGGAATTACAGTAAAGAGAAGTGCGAGACCGAACATCTCCTTGTTCTCTGCGGTTGCTCCGACTGCTGCACCGCCGATACCGAGCTGTGCGAGACCTGTTCCCATACCTGCAAGACCTACTGCAAGGCCTGCACCAACTGCTTTAAGTCCAACTGCTGATGCCTGTGCCACTTCAACTGTCATAGCTTCTACTACCATAATCTAATCCTCTGTAAATTTCCTTTTAATTCCAAATGGTTCATATTTCCGTCCTCCACCCTGATAGAATTTGGTGAAGAACTCGACATAGTGCAGACGAATTGAATGCAAACCGCCGCCAAGGAGACCAAGTGCGGTGTTTAAAATGTGTCCGAGAAGGAACACAACAATTCCTGCGATAATTAAAACTATACTCATAATGCTGAAATCAGCCATTGCAGGCTCTATCATCATACCGATTGATATAAAATTTGTAACCGCTGCAATTGCAACAGATGAGAGACCAACTGCTGCAAGACGTGCATATGAAAGCACGTGACTGATAACCGTCGGGAGTTCCATCAGCTCAAGTGCTGATTCCTGTCCGATTCCGACAACACCTGCAATAAGCAGAACTGCTCCAAATATTCCGAATATATTAAACCCGGAGACGATCGGCGCAAATCCTGAAAGATCAGGCATAAGAGGCATTGCAAACATCGACCAGAGAATAAAGAGAATACCCCACATTACAAAAATCCATCCAAGCTGCCCAAAAATAACTTTCTTCTGGTGCTCACCGGGGTGAATAGTCTTTTTTGCGTTATAAATGTGAAGACTCCTTCCGAGAGTGATGTGTAAAATTCCAACCCATGCCGATATAATCAGCAGAAGTATTGCGTCAGGTCCGTGACCACCGTGTGCCGCTCCTATATTGAAGTGACGGCTGACCCATAACGGGTCCCACGGCAGCGCAAATCCCAAGAATTCACTGTAAAAGAGACCGAAAATGATACTCGATACACTCGCATTTCTAAGTACGTCAAGGAGCAGATTTCCTGCTTCACTTCCCTTAACAAGTTTGCGGAGCCCAAAGCTCATTGCGAGCAGTATAAGACCATAGCCCACATCTCCAAGAATAAATCCGAAGAAAATCGGGAAGACAATTGCAACAAGCAGTGTCGGGTCAAATTCACTGTATTTCGGCCTTGAATAAATGTCAACCAAAACTTCGGTTGGCTTTGCAAAGTCCGGGTTGTCGTATTCTACCGGAACAGCGTCTTTAGCATAATCGACTTCTGTTTCGGTAACGAAGACCTTACCTCCGGTAACGGATTCAAGGTCCTTTATGAGAGCCGCTGTCTTGTCAGATGGAACCCATCCTTCAGCAACGAACGCCTCATCTGTGGTGGCAAATCTAAGCGGAACTTCCGCCTGTTCAACTTCTGCCGTGAGCAGTTCATCGCATGCCACCAAAAACGATGCATGCTTTTCTTTCTGAGCAGATATCTGCTCTTCTAACTTACCAATCTCGCTTTCGAGACGGGTGATCTCATGAGTATGCCGGGAAATGCTGTCCTTTGCCGTGCCATCTCCTTCAGGGATGACAACAGATGTAAAACCGGCCTCTGATAATGCTCTGTCAGCCTTATCAGATTCAGATTTGGATACAACTGCAATAAGGAGATTACCGGGCACTTCAGATGTGAAATATTTTTCACAGTCAACCGGAAGTTCAGTGTCCGCGGGTATATGACCTGCAAATACATTTACTTCTTCGTAGCCCCTGAGCAGTGAAAGATCCAGAGGTACAGGAACAAAAGGCTCAAGCTCCGCTACTTTCTGCTGGTTTTCGCGAAGTGAAGTCTCAAGGCTGTTCTTCTTATCAACCAGAGACGAAACTTCCTTTTCAATTGCAGGAAGCTCACTTTCAACTTTTGCAGATAACGGGCCTGACTTATGCACTGTTCCAGGCTCAACATCACCGGAACCAAGTCCGATCATATTGATTATGGATCGTATTTTCAACAGCTCGGTGGAATTTTCAGAGGCTCCCTTCATCGGTTTTCCGATCTTAAAGCCCTGATATTCTTCCTCCTCCTTTTCGACAAAGTCTTCTACATGAAATACATTATAGCGGTACAACTCACGTACAATCGGATCAAGCTGATCTTTGGACGCGGCGATGAGCAGTTTGCTCATCATCTGTGCCTTAAACATTTACTTTCACCTTGAACTTGGAAACAAGCATATCTACTGCTCCGTCAAGGTTAGAAGCGGCGTCTTTTCTGAGCGATTCAGCACGCTTTTCTCCGTCTTTACGGATTATGTCATGCTTCTTCTGCGCTTCAGCACGTGCGTCTGCGGTACGCTTGATTTTGTACTCTTCAGCATCTTTTTCCGCTTTGGAAACAAGGTTTTCAGCTTCTGTTTCAGCAGATGCAATTAGTTTTACTTTCTCTGCTTTGGCAGCGCTGATTGATTTTTTGTAGTTTTCTTCAGTCTGTTTGATGCTCTTGAGGACCTCAGTCTTCATCCAACCCTCCTCTCACGGCAATATTATAAATGGAGAATGGATTAGTATTAAGAGTTATCATTTTAGGTTTGAAGCATGCCCATAATGTGATAAAGAGAACAGAAAGTTCAGAATGTGCTATAATAGCTTTTTCAACAGAGAAACTGATACGCGGAATATTCACCCTCATAATCTTTCAGGGATTTTACCCCCACGCCACCATAAAAACAGAGACGAAATGAGAAATAAATAATCAGACGAATATCACCGGTAAGGCTGAAAAACAGATCTCATTACCTCAATTCAGAATCCGACAGCAGGACAATATCAATATTATTTCCGGAATCTGATGCTGTATCACCGGACAATTCAGATTCAATTCTGACATATCTACCATCAGAATAGAAGGAAAATCCTGAAAAATCATCAGATGCGCAGATTACATTCTGCTCAGGGTGAGTACCCCTCATAATGCCGCACCCCGGCACTATTTCCGGTCCGGCAGAGACAACCATATTCAGCCTCGATGAACCCGGATGACCTTTAGGGAGCACCATTACCGGCACATTATACTCCCGGATCAGTTCAAGGAGCATAAATGCCTGTCTGGGATCACCACCCTCAGGTGCAGATACGGCAATGAGGTCATCTTTACATACAGTCTGACAGAGTTCCTTATCAAAAGTCTCGATAAAAAGAACAAACAGACGCTTCGCTCTTCCAATAAGAATAAAAGAGTTTTTTCCTTTCAGAAGAAGATTTCCTTCCTTTAAATCATACTTCATTGCCCGGTCATACCAGAGTCACATTTTCAGACTGACATGAAGGACATACCGGATGCCTGCCCACAGCCTCAAATGTTGTACCACAGTCATTGCAGCGGTACTTTTTACCTTTGAGACGCTCAGCAAGTTCTACATCCATTGGTCCGCCTACAGAACACATAGTTTTCAATATAGTCAGAACACCGGATAAATGTTTTGAAAAAAATTGAAATTTTAAGATTCAACATCAGGTTAAATCTGGCATTTAAGATCAGTATTGGCATAAACTTCAGTAAAAACAGGAATCCAGGCTGTGACAGAACTACAACTGCAAACTCATGTTATTTATGCATGCCTCCAATTAAAGGGCATATTGGGCTTATTTCTATAACGTTTGGGCATTGTGTCACAGCCCGAATCATCTCTTATCCGGTTCGATATGAATGGTGACATAAATCTGCCCGTAATGCCTGTAGAAATGCTCCTCAATCTTTTCGGTGAGGGCATGTGCACTCACCACATCCATATCCGGAGGAACAATCAGATCAAACTCAACATGCCTGTCAGGGCCGGATTTCCTCGTCCTGATTCTGGCGTAACTGCACGATTCCCCGCAGTACTGAAGGATAATATTCTCTATTTCACGGGCATCCTCAGGCGGCAGGGATTTATCAGTTAAATCCCAGAATGACCTCTTTACAAGACCATATGCAGTATGAATAATTATCAGTGAAATTCCGACTGCAATTAGCGGATCAATTATCTCAAGTCCTGTTATCTTTATGAGAATCAGACCGGAAAATACACCAAGGGATGTATAAACATCGGTTCTCAGGTGCCATCCATCACTTTCAAGGGCGATTGAACCGGTTTCATCTGCAACCTTAAATAATCTGGAAGAGACAATCCAGTTTGCACATGCAGAAATGAGCATCACAATGATACCGACTGTAAGAAATTCCTCAGATAGTAATTCTCCGCCAAATACCAGTTTCTGAAGTGCCTCCCAGAGAATGATCCCTGCGGCTGCGAAGATTAAAAGCGCCTCGGCCATTCCGGAGATGTCCTCATATTTACCATGACCATACGCATGGCACTTATCAGGAGGCATCCCTGATTTCTTTACAGAGATAAACGCAATCCCCGAAGCAATCAGGTCAATTCCTGAATGGATCGCCTCAGAGATGATACCAATTGATCCTATTGAAATTCCGGCTATAAGCTTAAAAACAACAAGAACGGAGTTTGATATAACTGAAAGAGCGGCGACATTTTTCTTCCTCTGATTTATTTCACCGGAATTCAGACTGTCATTCATATTCAAAAGAAAAAATCCTCCGGAATAATCCGGATATATCCATTATGAAAGGACATTTATATTGTCAATTCCCCAGGGGGCACTCCTGTGAATGATAAATGTCGTGGTTTTAGGGGAATTCATCTCAATTCTGAAGTCCTGCCCGGGTTCAAGTTCCTCACCGTCAGTCAGATTGAGATAGACAGTATAAACCTCATTAGCCTCAAGATATGTGTCCCCCGCTGCGGTTGCGGGTTTAATATCAATAATCCCCCAGTATCCTTCATCTATCATAGTACTGTCATAAAAAGGGACATTCTGATCATATGTTCTCAGATATTCAGAGGTACTGTAAAGCAGAACCATATTCTCAAAAGAGATGGGATTATTACCGGAAGATATTCCGACATTAAACCGGATTGCACCTATTCCGTCAACACCCTCCTTTTTAATCCCGTGTACACTGCCGAGAAGAACAGGAGTGGAACCGGTCTGCGAAATAGTGGAGTACAGCACCCTCTCTGTAGTCTGAGTTGTAAAATAGCCTGCCCCGATTACGGCAAATGAAAAGACCGAAGCCACAACTACGAATGCAATCAGGACTATTGCGGCCTCAAGGCCTGTAAAAGCTTCAGAATTCTCCCGCATCACAAACACAAACCAGACTGCCGTCAATAAGAAAGCAGAACTTAGAAGATATCTACGTTACTATTGCAAAAAATGGTATATAGTCGTTTTGAGTGTGACAATATTTCTTAAGCCCTCCGGCATTCACAGGCACAGAAATATTGCAGGCAGAAAATTTTAAAAAATCAGATGAATAGATTGAATATTATAAGCGCAACCAGCAGGAGAATAACAACATGCTTAATTCCGGCCTTAACAGACCCTTCACCCATCTGTCCGGCTATAAGTCCGGAGAAGAAGGCCTGTATCAGGCATGTATGGTACATAAGCCTCCTGAATGAGTCGACTGCCATTGTGGATGTCTGGGAAAAAGCACCGCCGGATGCTCCAACAGAAGCGCCCGATGCACCGGTTTCAGCCATATTTTCGATAATGGAGAGGAAATTTGTATTCAGAACTGATACTACAAAGACAAAGACGAAGAATGCCAGATATATGATGACCGTATAGATGAACATCTCTCCGTTCCTCTCTTTTTTCAGAGTCTCAGTCATTCTGGCATCGCTGGATGCAATGTTTAACACCTCCCCGATGTCCCCGCTCATCTCACTTGCCTTTGTTATCAGAGTAACCGTTCTTGCAATGGTTGCAGTCTTAATCCTCTTCTCAAACCTGTAAAGGGCATCATTTACACTTGCTCCCCAGTCTATATCCCTCTTGATTCTCTTAATCTCATATGAGATAAGACCAAGATTGGCCCTGACAAGAATCCCGATTGCTCCGGCAATCGTCATTCCCACACGGTTGATTCCGGCAAGTCTGTCAAGGAAATCCGGGGTGCTCCCCTCAATGCTCCTGACCCTCTTCCTCCACAGTTCGACAAATATCGCATATGGCAGCAGAACAATCAGAAGCGCAATGATCAGGTGATCGTCAATGACTGCGTAATATATCTCAGAATCAGAATAATGCGGGGTATTCAGGAAGAGTAAAAGCAGATAAACTGCTGCAATAGGAACTGTTACATAAAGGATGCGCTCCGCCCGATCTTCAAACCATTTCAGAGGGTCTTTTAAGAATTCCTTAATTTTCCTTGACCGTTCATATTTTTCAAGGTCCTTAAATTTCTCCTCTTCACCGCCGGGAATCCTGACAATTGCAACATCAGAAAATTCCTTCAGTTCGGTCGCTTTCTCGTACCTCTCAACCTTTTCATCCTTTATACTGACCATATCCAGAAAGAGCATGAACATGACCGCGCCTATAGGAAGAAGAAGATAGGTTATTGCAGTAAGCTGAAGGGTAGCAGAACTGCCGACCATACCCATCACAACCATAATAATTATCAGAAAGAGAGGGCCTGCCACAAAAACGGTCACATAACTCTCAGCCACCATCTGGAGCAGTGAGAGAAACTGCTTCTGCTCAAACCTTGCCTCATCCTGATAGAGACGAACACGGGTCTCAAGATAGGTGGAAACATTGCCTCCGCTGTTTATCACCGAAATCAGATCCTCAAGGAAATCCTTAAACTTCTCAGAGGGGGTCGTAAGGCTCAGGTTTCTGAGAGCTGCAAGGATATCAAGGCCAAAATACTCGGCATCCCTTACAACCTGTCTGAATTCAATTGCAACTTCACCGTAAATGTCAGCATTGTCAGATATTGATTTAAAAATTGTGAGGAGTTCTGCCCCGCCTCTCCTCATAGCATAAAGATATGAGACCGCGTTGTGCAGTGTGAGATTGATCTTGGTGGCACGTGCATTCTTCTGCATTCCGGGAAAAATCAGCATGATAAAATACGAAAAAAATGTCCCGATAACAAAAGCTACCAGAAATGCAAATATTCCTACATACAGGCGCATATTACCTACAAATGAATAATCAGGGGTGGGTAGGTTAAAAACATTGTATATCTGAAGCTGAAATCCCGGAATAAAAAAAAGGGAAGAGACCAGATATCCTGCAACACCAAGCGCCAGCCCGGCACAGAGTGATATGATTATTGCATAACTGAGGAACCGGTGCAGAGTAATACCGCTCCTGGATGACACCAGATCGCCATGAAGTGTGAGATAGGCATCCTTATTCCGTGAGATTTTCCGGTCAACATACCTGTCAATTATCATATCAGTGCCTTCTTAAGGTCATCGAGATTTTCAAGAACTTTTCCCGGATTTATCGCATAGGACTGCACAACCCGTGTAAATGAGATATAGTCCCTCATACCCTGGTCATGCATGGCATCAAGTATCTTCATCCTTTTCTCAACCTCTTCAGACATCTCCTGATTGCTCCACCCACGTATCTCCATTATATTTGAGTAAACCTGTGATCTTCCCTTATAGCTATGGCGGTCTGAGATGGGATCATATTCAAAGACGGTATTGACCCTCATACTTCCTGTTGAAGGATCTATTCCTATAATTTCAACGATCTCCATCGAACGTCTCACCCTGTCCTGCCCCCTGTAGATGAGTGACTGGATACTCACAATATCAAGCGCCTGAACCATATTTCTCGGAACATTTAAAGGAGGATTCTCAAGCCTGTGTATGGCAGCATCGACATTGTTTGCGTGAAGTGTCGAAAAGGTTGTATGTCCGGTATTCATCGCCTGAAAGAGCGTTTGGGCCTCCATACCCCTCACTTCACCGACAAGGATGTATTCCGGCCTTTGTCTCATTGCGGCTTTTAATAGGTCAAACATATCAATCTTTGAAGCGTTTGACTCACTTACGGACTCTCTGGTGACGCTTGCGATCCAGTTGTCATGAAAGAGAGTAATCTCCCTTGTATCCTCAATGCTGACGACCTTCGCAATCGGAGGAATGAAGAGGGATACGGCATTGAGTGAGGTTGTCTTTCCGCTTGCTGTGCCACCGACAAAGAGAAGACTTT
The sequence above is a segment of the Methanoplanus limicola DSM 2279 genome. Coding sequences within it:
- a CDS encoding archaellin/type IV pilin N-terminal domain-containing protein; translation: MRENSEAFTGLEAAIVLIAFVVVASVFSFAVIGAGYFTTQTTERVLYSTISQTGSTPVLLGSVHGIKKEGVDGIGAIRFNVGISSGNNPISFENMVLLYSTSEYLRTYDQNVPFYDSTMIDEGYWGIIDIKPATAAGDTYLEANEVYTVYLNLTDGEELEPGQDFRIEMNSPKTTTFIIHRSAPWGIDNINVLS
- a CDS encoding ATP synthase subunit C; protein product: MVVEAMTVEVAQASAVGLKAVGAGLAVGLAGMGTGLAQLGIGGAAVGATAENKEMFGLALLFTVIPETVVIFGLVIALLLLFT
- a CDS encoding type II secretion system F family protein, which encodes MIIDRYVDRKISRNKDAYLTLHGDLVSSRSGITLHRFLSYAIIISLCAGLALGVAGYLVSSLFFIPGFQLQIYNVFNLPTPDYSFVGNMRLYVGIFAFLVAFVIGTFFSYFIMLIFPGMQKNARATKINLTLHNAVSYLYAMRRGGAELLTIFKSISDNADIYGEVAIEFRQVVRDAEYFGLDILAALRNLSLTTPSEKFKDFLEDLISVINSGGNVSTYLETRVRLYQDEARFEQKQFLSLLQMVAESYVTVFVAGPLFLIIIMVVMGMVGSSATLQLTAITYLLLPIGAVMFMLFLDMVSIKDEKVERYEKATELKEFSDVAIVRIPGGEEEKFKDLEKYERSRKIKEFLKDPLKWFEDRAERILYVTVPIAAVYLLLLFLNTPHYSDSEIYYAVIDDHLIIALLIVLLPYAIFVELWRKRVRSIEGSTPDFLDRLAGINRVGMTIAGAIGILVRANLGLISYEIKRIKRDIDWGASVNDALYRFEKRIKTATIARTVTLITKASEMSGDIGEVLNIASSDARMTETLKKERNGEMFIYTVIIYLAFFVFVFVVSVLNTNFLSIIENMAETGASGASVGASGGAFSQTSTMAVDSFRRLMYHTCLIQAFFSGLIAGQMGEGSVKAGIKHVVILLLVALIIFNLFI
- a CDS encoding V-type ATP synthase subunit I; the protein is MFKAQMMSKLLIAASKDQLDPIVRELYRYNVFHVEDFVEKEEEEYQGFKIGKPMKGASENSTELLKIRSIINMIGLGSGDVEPGTVHKSGPLSAKVESELPAIEKEVSSLVDKKNSLETSLRENQQKVAELEPFVPVPLDLSLLRGYEEVNVFAGHIPADTELPVDCEKYFTSEVPGNLLIAVVSKSESDKADRALSEAGFTSVVIPEGDGTAKDSISRHTHEITRLESEIGKLEEQISAQKEKHASFLVACDELLTAEVEQAEVPLRFATTDEAFVAEGWVPSDKTAALIKDLESVTGGKVFVTETEVDYAKDAVPVEYDNPDFAKPTEVLVDIYSRPKYSEFDPTLLVAIVFPIFFGFILGDVGYGLILLAMSFGLRKLVKGSEAGNLLLDVLRNASVSSIIFGLFYSEFLGFALPWDPLWVSRHFNIGAAHGGHGPDAILLLIISAWVGILHITLGRSLHIYNAKKTIHPGEHQKKVIFGQLGWIFVMWGILFILWSMFAMPLMPDLSGFAPIVSGFNIFGIFGAVLLIAGVVGIGQESALELMELPTVISHVLSYARLAAVGLSSVAIAAVTNFISIGMMIEPAMADFSIMSIVLIIAGIVVFLLGHILNTALGLLGGGLHSIRLHYVEFFTKFYQGGGRKYEPFGIKRKFTED
- a CDS encoding cation diffusion facilitator family transporter; the protein is MNDSLNSGEINQRKKNVAALSVISNSVLVVFKLIAGISIGSIGIISEAIHSGIDLIASGIAFISVKKSGMPPDKCHAYGHGKYEDISGMAEALLIFAAAGIILWEALQKLVFGGELLSEEFLTVGIIVMLISACANWIVSSRLFKVADETGSIALESDGWHLRTDVYTSLGVFSGLILIKITGLEIIDPLIAVGISLIIIHTAYGLVKRSFWDLTDKSLPPEDAREIENIILQYCGESCSYARIRTRKSGPDRHVEFDLIVPPDMDVVSAHALTEKIEEHFYRHYGQIYVTIHIEPDKR
- a CDS encoding V-type ATPase subunit subunit G family protein codes for the protein MKTEVLKSIKQTEENYKKSISAAKAEKVKLIASAETEAENLVSKAEKDAEEYKIKRTADARAEAQKKHDIIRKDGEKRAESLRKDAASNLDGAVDMLVSKFKVKVNV